One region of Pseudomonas alvandae genomic DNA includes:
- a CDS encoding hemerythrin domain-containing protein, translated as MNAIDLLKADHERVKAILTQLSESTDRAVKKRTELLAKLEMEVTIHTRLEEEILYPAFKQEGGKEEAEMYYEAKEEHRTVDSLVLPDLKTTDPSQPEFAGRVKVVKELLEHHIEEEEKEMFPKAKKVLGKAKLDALGEQMETMKAQYKKELSSANLAA; from the coding sequence ATGAACGCCATCGACCTGTTGAAAGCCGACCATGAACGCGTCAAAGCCATCCTCACTCAGTTGAGTGAATCCACTGATCGCGCCGTCAAGAAACGCACCGAGCTGCTGGCGAAGCTGGAAATGGAAGTGACCATCCATACCCGCCTCGAAGAAGAAATCCTCTACCCGGCCTTCAAGCAGGAAGGCGGCAAGGAAGAAGCCGAGATGTACTACGAAGCCAAGGAAGAGCACCGCACCGTCGACTCGCTGGTGCTGCCGGACCTGAAAACCACCGATCCTTCCCAGCCTGAATTTGCGGGCCGGGTGAAGGTGGTCAAGGAGCTGCTGGAGCACCACATCGAGGAAGAAGAAAAGGAAATGTTCCCGAAAGCCAAGAAGGTGCTGGGCAAGGCCAAGCTGGACGCCTTGGGCGAACAGATGGAAACCATGAAGGCGCAGTACAAGAAAGAACTGAGCAGCGCCAACCTCGCCGCTTGA
- a CDS encoding LysR family transcriptional regulator, with amino-acid sequence MNPFEEMRIFAQVMESGSFTAAADKLGLSKQFVSRKLMELEQRLGVRLLNRSTRRLDVTPLGQRYYEAALRLLSEVEQVEQGISGQTSEPRGTIRLSAPLSFAVAHLGCLLPQFLQRYRDVSVEVDLSDRSVDLLGEGYDLALRIGVLEDSTLIARRIASIERVYCASPAYLAENGTPARPEDLRNHDCLPYGHSRQVQWRFEGNGKPLVLEVAGRMRANNGDLLRDAAIAGMGITYLPTFILGEALKDGRLVKLLEGFETEPLALSAVYPQHRQASRPVQALVEFLREQML; translated from the coding sequence ATGAACCCCTTCGAAGAAATGCGCATATTTGCCCAGGTCATGGAGTCAGGCAGTTTCACGGCGGCGGCGGACAAGCTTGGACTGTCCAAGCAATTCGTCAGCCGCAAGCTCATGGAACTGGAGCAACGGCTGGGCGTGCGCCTGCTCAACCGCTCGACGCGACGGCTGGACGTGACGCCGCTCGGCCAGCGCTACTACGAGGCGGCGTTGCGCCTGCTCAGTGAAGTCGAGCAAGTGGAGCAGGGCATCAGCGGCCAGACCAGCGAGCCGCGCGGGACCATTCGACTCAGCGCGCCGTTGTCGTTCGCCGTGGCGCACCTGGGCTGCCTGCTGCCGCAGTTCTTGCAGCGCTACCGGGACGTTAGCGTCGAGGTGGACCTGAGCGATCGCTCGGTGGACCTGCTGGGCGAGGGCTACGACCTGGCGCTGAGGATCGGCGTGCTGGAGGATTCAACCCTGATCGCCCGGCGCATCGCGAGCATCGAACGGGTGTACTGCGCCAGCCCGGCCTATCTCGCGGAGAACGGCACGCCCGCACGACCTGAAGACCTGCGCAATCACGACTGCCTGCCCTATGGACACAGCCGTCAGGTGCAGTGGCGTTTCGAGGGAAATGGCAAACCGCTGGTCCTGGAAGTGGCGGGGCGGATGCGGGCCAATAACGGCGACCTGCTCAGGGATGCGGCGATCGCCGGTATGGGGATCACCTACCTGCCGACCTTCATCCTTGGTGAGGCGTTGAAGGACGGGCGGTTGGTCAAGCTGCTGGAGGGCTTTGAAACCGAGCCGTTGGCGCTGTCGGCGGTCTACCCGCAACATCGCCAGGCTTCGCGCCCGGTGCAGGCGCTGGTGGAGTTTCTGCGCGAACAGATGTTATGA